From Mustela nigripes isolate SB6536 chromosome 13, MUSNIG.SB6536, whole genome shotgun sequence, one genomic window encodes:
- the KLHL33 gene encoding kelch-like protein 33: MSVSDSAHHPSDPGSVSLPAQKDFLGLPLPDRRTPSWPPSPDEDPGLPPFPLEGTVPRPLAPGNLPSPALSLEEEEEEETEDGDDTVEPEGLRSEEHPSQFFAEAQRLREQRLLLDEEVSVAGRVYGVHRVILAAISSLFRDRLLGGRGPQPPLSLNVTARAWEAVLTFAYEGFLGPAPGGDVLVVAEALGAPRVKVAAQWRCEGVGNAREDGKPPSQVEELRENLRSIELLYKEGVGCDLELEAGGCRLRVHRAALACGSEFFGAMLLSGMRESQGTEVSLHTISAQDLRLLVSFAYSGAVRARWPGLLRAAQAALQYQSSSCLALCQRALARGLSPARCLALFPIAEAPGLERLWSKARHYLLTHLPAVALCPTFPSLPSACLAELLDSDELHVQEEFEAFMAAWRWLAANPETQESEAKTLLRCVRFGRMSTRELRRVRAAGLPPALPPDLLHQLLVEAAVPGQVRRREPDQALVVIGGDGLQSDMARRQPSRGVWWARAFCCGTGLVRTVEWGRLPALPAPGRFRHGAASLAGSELYVCGGQDFYSHANTLASTLRWDPSQEDWEAKAPLCQARSFFPLVALDGLLYALGGRNGDVALDSVEAYNPELNVWRPAPALPAPCFAHAAAVLEGRLYVSGGCSSADQYLSSLLHYDPKLEKPGTLLSPMGIPRAGHVMAALGGRLYVAGGLGKIGDLLSFETYEPRTDSWTHLAPLPSPHVGAAGAALQGELLVLGGYSHRTYALSHLIHAYCPGLGRWLCLGTLPKPRAEMPACILELPTVQHIALVPTRHQTKPAG; the protein is encoded by the exons ATGAGCGTCTCGGACTCCGCACATCATCCCTCCGACCCCGGGAGCGTCTCTCTTCCTGCCCAGAAGGACTTCCTCGGCCTCCCTTTACCCGACCGGAGAACCCCTTCCTGGCCTCCTTCCCCGGACGAGGATCCCGGTTTGCCCCCCTTTCCTCTGGAAGGGACTGTCCCCAGGCCTTTGGCCCCGGGGAACCTTCCATCTCCAGCCTTGTCcctagaggaagaagaggaggaagagactgaAGACGGAGATGACACGGTGGAGCCGGAGGGACTGCGCAGCGAGGAACACCCGAGTCAGTTTTTCGCGGAGGCACAGCGGCTTCGGGAGCAGAGGTTGTTGCTGGACGAAGAGGTGTCCGTTGCTGGGCGAGTATACGGGGTGCATCGGGTAATCTTGGCTGCGATTAGCAGCCTCTTCCGAGACAGGCTGCTGGGCGGCAGAGGTCCACAACCGCCCCTCAGCCTCAATGTGACCGCCAGGGCCTGGGAGGCCGTGCTGACCTTTGCCTATGAGGGGTTCCTGGGCCCTGCCCCGGGAGGAGATGTGCTGGTCGTGGCGGAGGCTCTGGGAGCACCCCGGGTGAAGGTCGCAGCCCAGTGGAGATGCGAAGGGGTTGGAAATGCCAGGGAAGACGGAAAGCCGCCCAGCCAggtggaggagctgagggagaacCTGCGCAGTATTGAGCTCCTATACAAAGAGGGTGTCGGGTGTGACCTGGAGCTGGAAGCAGGCGGCTGTCGGCTGCGAG TGCACCGAGCAGCTCTGGCCTGTGGCAGTGAGTTCTTTGGCGCCATGCTCCTGAGTGGGATGAGGGAATCCCAGGGCACAGAGGTGTCTCTGCATACCATCTCTGCCCAGGACCTGAGACTCCTCGTCTCTTTCGCCTACTCTGGTGCCGTGCGGGCAAGGTGGCCAGGACTACTGAGAGCTGCCCAGGCTGCTTTGCAGTACCAGAGCTCTTCTTGCCTTGCTCTGTGCCAGAGAGCCTTGGCCCGGGGCCTGAGCCCCGCACGCTGCCTGGCACTGTTCCCCATAGCTGAAGCCCCTGGATTAGAGAGGCTTTGGAGCAAAGCCCGTCACTACCTCCTCACCCACCTGCCTGCTGTGGCTTTGTGCCCCACTTTCCCTTCTTTACCATCTGCCTGCCTGGCCGAGCTCCTGGATAGCGATGAACTACACGTGCAAGAGGAGTTTGAGGCCTTCATGGCTGCATGGCGTTGGTTAGCTGCCAACCCCGAGACCCAGGAGTCAGAGGCCAAGACCCTCCTTCGATGTGTTCGCTTTGGCCGCATGTCCACCAGGGAGCTGCGGAGGGTACGGGCAGCTGGgctgcctccagccctgccccctgACTTGCTGCATCAGCTCCTGGTGGAGGCTGCAGTTCCAGGTCAAGTGAGGCGGAGGGAGCCTGACCAGGCCCTGGTAGTGATTGGTGGAGATGGGCTCCAATCAGACATGGCCAGAAGACAGCCATCCCGAGGAGTGTGGTGGGCCCGGGCCTTCTGCTGCGGTACAGGATTGGTTCGAACTGTGGAGTGGGGAcggctccctgccctgcctgccccagggCGTTTCCGGCACGGGGCTGCGAGCCTGGCAGGAAGTGAACTCTATGTGTGTGGGGGACAGGATTTCTACAGTCATGCCAACACCCTGGCTTCAACTCTCAG GTGGGACCCCAGTCAAGAGGACTGGGAGGCGAAGGCGCCTTTGTGCCAGGCTCGGAGCTTTTTTCCCCTGGTGGCCCTGGATGGACTACTCTATGCTCTGGGCGGCCGGAACGGTGATGTTGCTCTGGACTCTGTGGAGGCATATAACCCCGAGCTCAATGTCTGGAG GCCAGCTCCTGCCCTTCCAGCACCATGCTTTGCCCACGCAGCTGCTGTTTTGGAGGGCCGACTGTACGTGAGCGGTGGCTGCAGCAGTGCTGACCAATACCTGTCTTCCTTGCTGCACTATGACCCCAAGCTGGAAAAGCCAGGGACACTTCTGAGCCCTATGGGCATACCTCGGGCTGGCCATGTCATGGCCGCTCTGGGGGGCCGGCTGTATGTAGCAGGTGGGCTAGGCAAGATAGGGGACCTACTGAGCTTTGAGACCTATGAGCCAAGGACTGATAGCTGGACTCATCTGGCACCTTTGCCCTCCCCCCATGTGGGGGCTGCAGGTGCAGCTCTGCAGGGGGAGCTCCTGGTGCTGGGGGGCTACAGCCACCGTACTTATGCCCTCTCCCACCTTATCCATGCTTACTGCCCTGGCCTGGGCCGCTGGCTCTGCCTGGGAACTCTGCCGAAGCCTCGGGCTGAGATGCCGGCCTGCATCCTGGAGCTGCCCACTGTGCAGCACATAGCTTTGGTTCCCACGCGGCACCAAACCAAACCTGCTGGGtga